One region of Bombus affinis isolate iyBomAffi1 chromosome 3, iyBomAffi1.2, whole genome shotgun sequence genomic DNA includes:
- the LOC126914407 gene encoding venom serine protease 34-like, producing the protein MLSIRTTAFHGFMIQAAVLLFCWSIFSIELSNAANSSCTYYHELTPGATYFIQNREYPNFYSRSQSCSWTIVSEYKVDLTCSTFELPWSSNCFQDKVAVQVNSSTTHRYCGNGQFNIQSESNTMVVTLQSPIWSRGGRFACEVRSVKRSQDSENCECGWKNPSRIVGGNNTGVNEFPMMVGIVDFERRVVFCGGTIISARYVLTAAHCVDGREYQKLGALVGDHDLRTGSDTNATVLHRIIKIIIHPNYGQRVDQNDVAIIKTENEIKFTNEVGPACLPFQHSPDTFGGNYVELLGWGTTDYGGPTSDILQKVTLSVLSYLQCSENYKNITSDQICTYAENKDSCQMDSGGPVLWQNPTTRRLVLIGIIARGRGCAVVGGVNTRVGAYIDWIISATSDASYCIIE; encoded by the exons ATGCTTTCTATACGCACCACCGCGTTCCACGGTTTTATGATACAAG cggcggttttgttattttgttggtctatattttcgattgaATTAAGTAATGCTGCGAATAGCAGTTGCACCTACTATCACGAACTAACTCCTGGTGCTACGTATTTCATTCAGAATCGCGAATACCCGAATTTCTATAGCAGGTCACAATCATGTTCATGGACCATCGTAAGCGAGTATAAAGTTGATTTAACCTGTAGCACGTTTGAATTACCATGG AGTTCCAATTGCTTCCAAGACAAAGTAGCTGTGCAAGTAAATTCTTCTACTACGCATCGGTATTGTGGTAATGGACAGTTTAACATACAATCTGAATCAAACACGATGGTTGTAACGCTGCAATCGCCAATATGGTCGAGGGGTGGTCGATTCGCTTGTGAAGTCAGATCAGTGAAACGATCCCAAGATTCCGAAAATTGTGAATGTGGATGGAAAAACCCT AGCCGCATCGTCGGTGGAAATAATACAGGGGTGAACGAGTTCCCTATGATGGTTGGTATTGTGGACTTCGAAAGACGAGTCGTATTCTGTGGAGGCACTATAATATCCGCAAGATACGTACTAACAGCGGCACATTGCGTCGACGGGAGGGAATACCAGAAATTGGGTGCCCTGGTTGGCGATCATGATTTGCGAACAG GGTCGGATACAAACGCCACGGTATTACATCGAATAATCAAAATTATAATTCATCCTAATTACGGTCAAAGAGTCGATCAAAATGACGTGGCTATCATAAAAACAGAGAACGAAATTAAGTTCACTAACGAGGTTGGCCCGGCCTGTCTACCTTTTCAACATTCGCCGGATACTTTTGGTGGCAATTATGTTGAATTGTTGG gtTGGGGAACAACGGATTATGGTGGCCCAACTTCTGATATTTTGCAGAAAGTTACCTTAAGCGTGCTTTCGTATCTACAGTGTTCTGAAAATTACAAGAATATAACGTCAGATCAAATCTGCACCTATGCCGAAAACAAGGATTCGTGTCAA atGGATAGTGGTGGACCTGTTCTATGGCAAAATCCGACGACTAGACGACTTGTCCTGATAGGAATCATTGCAAGGGGTAGAGGTTGCGCCGTCGTTGGTGGTGTAAATACCAGAGTTGGAGCTTACATCGACTGGATTATTTCAGCAACTTCAG ACGCTTCGTACTGCATCATAGAATAA